A region of Rattus rattus isolate New Zealand chromosome 7, Rrattus_CSIRO_v1, whole genome shotgun sequence DNA encodes the following proteins:
- the Alkbh1 gene encoding nucleic acid dioxygenase ALKBH1, whose product MGKMAAAVVSLTSLATEPKEDAFRKLFRFYRQSRPGTADLGAVIDFSEAHLAQSPKPGVPKVVRFPLNVSSVTEHDTSRAGLQPVSKWQAYGLEGYPGFIFIPNPFLPGCQWHWIKQCLKLYSQKPNVCNLDKHMTKEETQGLWEQSKEFLRSKDKTKRRPRSLLERLRWVTLGYHYNWDSKKYSADHYTPFPSDLAFLSEQVATACGFQGFRAEAGILNYYRLDSTLGIHVDRSELDHSKPLLSFSFGQSAIFLLGGLKRDEAPTAMFMHSGDIMVMSGFSRLLNHAVPRVLPHPAGECLPHCLETPLPAVLPSGSLLEACSVEDWQVCGTYLKTARVNMTVRQVLATGQDFPLEPMEEPKRDATADGLCHLHDQKSPVKRKRLNTND is encoded by the exons ATGGGGAAGATGGCGGCTGCGGTCGTTTCATTAACCTCGCTGGCAACAGAGCCCAAAGAGGATGCTTTCCGGAAGCTTTTCCGCTTCTACAGGCAGAGCCGGCCGGGCACGGCGGACCTAGGAGCGGTCATCGACTTCTCAGAGGCTCACCTGGCTCAGAGCCCGAAGCCCGGCGTGCCCAAG GTGGTCAGATTCCCTCTGAACGTGTCCTCAGTGACTGAGCATGATACCTCTAGGGCAGGACTTCAACCTGTGAGCAAGTGGCAGGCCTATGGACTGGAAGGCTATCCTG gatttatttttattccaaatcCCTTCCTCCCGGGATGCCAGTGGCACTGGATAAAACAGTGCCTTAAGTTATATTCCCAGAAACCTAATGTATGTAACCTGGACAAGCACATGACTAAAGAAGAGACCCAAGGTCTGTGGGAACAGAGCAAAGAGTTCCTAAG GTCTAAAGACAAGACTAAGCGGAGACCCCGAAGTTTACTAGAGAGACTGCGCTGGGTCACTCTGGGCTACCATTATAACTGGGACAGTAAG AAATATTCAGCAGATCATTATACACCTTTCCCTTCTGACCTGGCTTTCCTCTCAGAGCAAGTCGCCACTGCCTGTGGATTTCAGGGTTTCCGAGCAGAAGCGGGTATCCTGAATTACTACCGCCTAGACTCCACACTGGGAATCCATGTGGACAGATCGGAACTAGATCACTCAAAACCCTTGCTGTCCTTCAG ctTTGGACAGTCTGCCATCTTTCTCCTGGGTGGCCTCAAGAGAGATGAAGCTCCCACAGCCATGTTTATGCACAGTGGTGACATCATGGTAATGTCAGGTTTCAGCCGCCTGTTAAATCATGCAGTCCCTCGAGTCCTTCCACATCCTGCTGGGGAGTGCCTGCCTCACTGCCTGGAGACACCTCTCCCAGCTGTCCTCCCTAGCGGATCATTGCTTGAGGCCTGTTCTGTGGAAGACTGGCAGGTGTGTGGCACCTACTTGAAAACTGCTCGAGTTAATATGACTGTTCGGCAGGTGCTGGCCACAGGCCAGGACTTTCCTTTAGAACCCATGGAGGAGCCAAAAAGAGACGCTACTGCAGATGGTTTGTGCCATCTGCATGACCAGAAAAGCCCTGTAAAACGGAAGAGGTTAAATACCAACGACTAA